In Sulfobacillus thermosulfidooxidans, the sequence ATTTTCTTCCTCTGATTAAAGAACTCTCGGCTCCGGCCCTGCGGGTATACTTATATATCGGCATGCATTCCAATAATTGGACTGGCGAATCGTGGCATAGTCTCTCAACCATAGCCAAAATTCTTCAAATGGATCCTCGGACGGTGCGGCGTGCATTGCAAGAATTGGTAGAACGCAATTTAGTGGCTCGGGTGCAGAAAACCCCGCGAGGTCGTACTTTTACATACCTTCGTCCGCTCCCCCGGACCCGGCCTCTTGCGGGAAAGGAACTTGAGGAAGCTGCCGAAGCACTTTTGGTATCCCGCGGATATTCAGTAATCGAAAGGGGGGTTCTTACCTCTGGTAAGCGACGAGTAGATTTTATAGTTGAAGATGCATCAGGAAAACAATGGCTTGTGGAAATTAAGCGTCGCATTACTTTGGATTTTTTAATGACGTGGTCTATTATGGCGCGCCGATTAGAGAAAGGACTAATTTTAATTGCGTCGGATCTTTGGCCGGACGATGTTCAGTCCGCTGCC encodes:
- a CDS encoding helix-turn-helix domain-containing protein — its product is MTIKWDEVQEKYRRDYRQWRSDLIRKEAGFFALYQDFLPLIKELSAPALRVYLYIGMHSNNWTGESWHSLSTIAKILQMDPRTVRRALQELVERNLVARVQKTPRGRTFTYLRPLPRTRPLAGKELEEAAEALLVSRGYSVIERGVLTSGKRRVDFIVEDASGKQWLVEIKRRITLDFLMTWSIMARRLEKGLILIASDLWPDDVQSAA